Proteins encoded within one genomic window of Micromonospora halotolerans:
- a CDS encoding GNAT family N-acetyltransferase translates to MTPIHSVRAVRLTGPGCVLREWADDDVPALHALLTEPRVLDRVLDERAPTRDEVHDAVSTWREEAGGEPRPAYRLAAVDGDRLLGLGTLTVESVPHRRGEIGYVVHPDHWGRGLGTGIASLLLDLAFGPVGLHRVEATTRPDHVASRRVLEKAGLRCEGISRDHLLVRGSWWDSVRYAILATDR, encoded by the coding sequence GTGACCCCCATCCACTCCGTACGAGCGGTGCGCCTGACCGGTCCGGGCTGTGTGCTGCGGGAATGGGCCGACGACGACGTGCCCGCGCTGCACGCGTTGCTGACCGAGCCGAGGGTGCTGGACCGGGTGCTGGACGAGCGGGCGCCCACCCGGGACGAGGTCCACGACGCCGTGTCCACCTGGCGCGAGGAGGCGGGCGGTGAGCCGCGGCCCGCGTACCGGCTGGCCGCCGTCGACGGTGACCGGTTGCTCGGGCTGGGCACCCTCACCGTGGAGAGCGTGCCGCACCGGCGCGGCGAGATCGGCTACGTGGTGCACCCCGACCACTGGGGCCGCGGGCTCGGCACCGGGATCGCGAGCCTGCTGCTGGACCTGGCGTTCGGGCCGGTGGGGCTGCACCGGGTGGAGGCGACGACCCGGCCGGACCACGTCGCCTCGCGGCGGGTGCTGGAGAAGGCCGGCCTGCGGTGCGAGGGCATCAGCCGGGACCACCTGCTGGTCCGGGGCTCCTGGTGGGATTCCGTCCGGTACGCGATCCTCGCCACCGACCGCTGA